Genomic segment of Acinetobacter larvae:
ATTTTTAGTTTGAAAAGCCTTGGAAACGATTACCCTGCTCCAGCCAGATGATTGGCATGCACATCTTCGTGATGGTTCCGCTCTAAAGCGCACTGTACCCGATTTAGCCAAACAATTTGCGCGCGCAATTTGTATGCCCAATTTAGTCCCGCCAGTAAAAACCGTTGACGAAGCATTGGCTTATCGTGAGCGAATTTTGGCACATGTGCCTCAAGGTCTGCACTTTGATCCACGGATGGTCTTGTACTTTACCGATCAAACCTCGCCGGATGAAGTCGCAAAAATTCATGCTTCAGACTATGTCAATGCCATTAAGCTGTACCCAGCAGGTGCAACCACCAACTCCGACAACGGTGTCAGTGATATTCGTAAAGTCTATGCCGTGATTGAACAGCTAGAAGAATATCAAGTGCCATTATTGCTGCATGGTGAAGTCACGCATCAGCATATCGACATCTTTGATCGTGAAAAGCGTTTCCTCGATGAGGTTTTAACGCCATTATTACGTCAGTTCCCCAAACTGAAGCTGGTCCTTGAACATATCACCACCAGCGAAGCTGCAACTTTTGTATTGGAATATGACCGGAATGTTGCCGCAACCATTACGCCACAGCATTTGCTGTTTAACCGTAACGATTTATTGGTCGGTGGTGTGAAACCGCACTTCTATTGTTTACCGATCTTAAAACGCCAAAGTCATCAACAAACCCTGTTAGAAGTAGCAACCAGTGGTAATCCGAAATTCTTTTTGGGTACCGACAGCGCACCACATGCACGTCATGCCAAAGAAAATGCCTGTGGTTGTGCCGGTTGTTATAGCGCACCGACCGCCATTGAACTTTATGCACAAGCTTTTGATCAAGTTGGAAAAATTGAACGACTTGAAGGCTTTGCTAGTCATTTTGGTGCTGACTTTTATGGTCTACCACGCAATGAAAATAGCATTACCTTAGTGAAGGAAGATCAGGTCATTCCGACTGCACTGGACTATTTGGATGGTGAACAGATTATTCCTTTATACGCGGGGCAAACGATTGCTTGGAGAAAAGTGTGACAACTGACAACCTACCCGTGATGGGTCAGCGATTTCGTGGTTTTTTACCAGTCGTGGTTGATGTAGAAACAGCTGGTTTTAATGCCGAAACTGATGCCTTATTAGAGATTGCTTGTATTCCAATACTCTATGATGCACAGGGACAGTTTATCCCCGGTCCTGCATATCATGCACATATTAATCCTTTTGAGGGCG
This window contains:
- the pyrC gene encoding dihydroorotase, producing METITLLQPDDWHAHLRDGSALKRTVPDLAKQFARAICMPNLVPPVKTVDEALAYRERILAHVPQGLHFDPRMVLYFTDQTSPDEVAKIHASDYVNAIKLYPAGATTNSDNGVSDIRKVYAVIEQLEEYQVPLLLHGEVTHQHIDIFDREKRFLDEVLTPLLRQFPKLKLVLEHITTSEAATFVLEYDRNVAATITPQHLLFNRNDLLVGGVKPHFYCLPILKRQSHQQTLLEVATSGNPKFFLGTDSAPHARHAKENACGCAGCYSAPTAIELYAQAFDQVGKIERLEGFASHFGADFYGLPRNENSITLVKEDQVIPTALDYLDGEQIIPLYAGQTIAWRKV